AGAGACCCGAGATTCCGGTTTATCCGGCAGGCTACGGTTGCATTACCAATATCCGTATGAATCGTGTAGGCAAAATCCACTGGCGTTGCGCCCCGGGGCAACTCCATGATTTTACCCTTTGGAGTAAACACATAGATTTCATCCGGGAAGAGATCCACTTTTACGTGCTCTATAAACTCGAGGGAGTCGTCTGCCCGCTCACGCATCTCCATGAGACCTTTAACCCAACGGTCGACCCTTGTCTGATTCACGCTGGTCGCATTGGTCGGCTCGTTCTTGTACATCCAGTGCGCGGCGATACCATCGTTAGCAATATGCTCCATTTCCTCTGTGCGGATCTGGATTTCGATGTTCACATGCATGCCAAACAGGGTGGTATGTAACGACTGGTAGCCATTGGCCTTGGGCATTGCGATGTAATCTTTGAACCGGCCCGGCATTGGCTTGTAAAGGTTATGAACCGCACCAAGAATCCGGTAGCAGTCGTCTTCAGTATCCGTGATGATGCGGAAAGCATACACGTCCATGATTTCATAGAACGACTTCTGCTGGAGCTTCATCTTGTTGTAGATACTGTTCAGATGCTTCTCACGGCCGAGTATCCTGCCCGGAAGCCCACGCTCTTCCAGCTTTTCCTGAAGCTTGCCGCGAATATCCTCAATAATCTCCCGATGACTGCCGCGCAGTTTGTCTACGGCTTTGGAGATATAACGGGAGCGCATCGGATGCAGAGATGAAAAGCCCAGATCTTCCAACTCGGTAGAGATCGCATGCATACCAAGACGATTGGCTATCGGGGCATATATGTCGAGAGTTTCAGTGGCAATACGCTGGCGTTTTTCATAGGGCATGGGCCCCAGAGTACGCATATTGTGCAGGCGATCAGCAAGCTTCACCAGAATAACCCGGATATCCCGGGCCATCGCCAGGGTCATTTTCTGGAAGTTCTCCGCCTGGGCTTCTGCACGGGAGCGAAACTCTATCTGAGTCAACTTGCTGACCCCATCAACCAGCTCAGCTACGTCTTCTCCGAACTGCTCGGCAAGAGCATCCTTGGGAATACCTGTGTCTTCAATAACATCGTGAAGCATCGCCGCCATCAGACTCTGATGATCGAGTTTCAGACCGGCAAGGATATGAGCAACGGCAAGGGGGTGAGTTATATAGCGATCGCCGCTTTTGCGCATCTGGCCCTCATGGGCCTGCTCCGCATAATAGTAGGCCCTTCGCACCTGATTAATGCGATTGGTATCCAGATAGGTGCTAAGCTCAACCGCCAGCCCTTCTACTGTAGCCTCAAGCGACACCGCGCCTCCGTATTATTCCGACTTCCTACTATTATATGGGACAGAAACAAAAAAACCCGAATGCAGGCATTCGGGTTTGTACTCTGTCCTTCCAGCAACAATCTATAGACACACTATAAACTGCAGAGACAGATTTCAATGCTTTCCTGTGCCGGGCGGACTAAAATGCCCGCACCAGCCTTAATCTTCTTCGATTTCGTTCAGGAGATCGCGGCTGACCAGGCCTGCAGCAATTTCGCGCAGAGCAATTACTGTAGGCTTGTCGTTTTCTTCAGCGACCATCGGCTCAGCACCTTTGGTGGCAAGCTGACGGGAACGTTTGGTAGCCAGCATGACCAGCTGGAAGCGGTTATCAACGTGTTCCAGACAATCTTCAACGGTAACTCGTGCCATAACTTCCCCGACAAAATAAAAATGACTGATTTAGCAGACCGCGTAGTTTACTGCCAGCGGCACAATTTGTATACAGAAAAAGCCTTAATCATGCAGGCTTATCATTCTCGCCCGAAAGCCCCGCAAGCAGATGCCGGTGTCGTGACCGCTGAATAATAATCTGAAGGCGCTGACTGCGCACAACGGCCAGCAAATCGGCCAGGGCTTCCCGGAAATCGTCGTTCACGACCAGATAGTCAAACTCCTCAGCATGACGGCATTCTTCCCGGGCTTCAGACAATCGCCGCTCCACCACATCCGAGGCATCGGTCCCCCTGCCCACAAGGCGATCCCTCAATATTTCATACGAAGGCGGCACAATGAAAACACTGACACACTCGGGAATCAGCCGCCGCACCTGTTCGGCACCCTGCCAGTCGATCTCGAGAATGACATCGTGCCCTCTGGCCAGAGTTTCCCGCACCCACACCATGGACGTACCGTAGTAATTACCGAAAACATCAGCATGTTCCAGAAATTCCCCGCGGCTAATCATGGCTTCAAATTCAGCACGGCTCACGAAATGGTAGTTAACGCCGTCCTTCTCCCCTTCGCGCATGGGGCGGGTAGTGTGCGAAACAGACACTCCAAGCTTTTGGTCCGCACGCACCATTTCTGCCACAAGACTGGTCTTGCCAGCACCCGACGGTGCAGAAATGACAAACAGAGTACCCGTTTCACCGGCCTGACTCATGACTCAACAACTCCTGGACTGGATCTGGCCACCATCACTGAAGGCCCGGAAAACCGGAAATTATACGGGCTTTGACCAAACACCGCATCCCGGATACCCCGACAACTGGTAACATTGGGCTGGCGGCCGGAAATACCGCAACATCATCCCCAAGCACAGCAAAATGACGGAAAGGTAGCATGGATAAATTTCTGATTGTCATGGACCCAGCCCAAAAGCACCAAAAGGCTTTGGCCCGGGGAATCGAACTGGCACGCGCCACCGGCGCTCATCTGGAAGTCGTGGCCTTCACCCATGAACACCTTGGCGCCCTGCCTTCAGATCCCGCCATACAGCAGCAGGCACGGGGTGCCATGATTGAGCTCCGCCAGCGCTGGCTGGACCAGATACTGGCACTTTCTGACTGCAGCGACCTGAACATCACCACCCATACGGTGTGGGAAAAACACATACACCAGTGGATCATCGAACACTGCCACCCCAACCGCTTCAAGGCCGTCATCAAAACCGGCCAACGCTCAGAGACATTACTCTATACGCCGACCGACTGGCACCTTATCCGGGAATGCCCTGTGCCGGTCATGCTGGTTGCGGAGCAGAAATGGAACCATGCCCACCCGATTCTCGCAGCTATAGACCTGAGCTCTGGTAAGCCAGTCAAAAAAGCGCTCAATACGAAAATCATCGAACAGGCCAACGCCCTGGCAAAAGCCTTCGGAGTGGAGCTGCACCTGGTTCACGCGCTGCATATTTCCGAAATACTGGCAGATCTTGAGATTATTAATGTGGCTGAGCACGAGAAGAAGCGTAAAGAAACGCTGGAACCTGCCATCACCCACCTGTGTAATACTTGGCACCTGCGCCCCGATCAGATCCACCTGGCCGTTGGCCCTGCACACAAGGTAATCCCCAGCGTTGCCAGCAAACTGAAAGCCGACATGGTAGTCATTG
This sequence is a window from Marinobacter sp. ANT_B65. Protein-coding genes within it:
- a CDS encoding universal stress protein, whose product is MDKFLIVMDPAQKHQKALARGIELARATGAHLEVVAFTHEHLGALPSDPAIQQQARGAMIELRQRWLDQILALSDCSDLNITTHTVWEKHIHQWIIEHCHPNRFKAVIKTGQRSETLLYTPTDWHLIRECPVPVMLVAEQKWNHAHPILAAIDLSSGKPVKKALNTKIIEQANALAKAFGVELHLVHALHISEILADLEIINVAEHEKKRKETLEPAITHLCNTWHLRPDQIHLAVGPAHKVIPSVASKLKADMVVIGTSGKTGLRARVIGNTAEKVLTHLRTDLLAIKPGEAGE
- a CDS encoding RelA/SpoT family protein; translated protein: MSLEATVEGLAVELSTYLDTNRINQVRRAYYYAEQAHEGQMRKSGDRYITHPLAVAHILAGLKLDHQSLMAAMLHDVIEDTGIPKDALAEQFGEDVAELVDGVSKLTQIEFRSRAEAQAENFQKMTLAMARDIRVILVKLADRLHNMRTLGPMPYEKRQRIATETLDIYAPIANRLGMHAISTELEDLGFSSLHPMRSRYISKAVDKLRGSHREIIEDIRGKLQEKLEERGLPGRILGREKHLNSIYNKMKLQQKSFYEIMDVYAFRIITDTEDDCYRILGAVHNLYKPMPGRFKDYIAMPKANGYQSLHTTLFGMHVNIEIQIRTEEMEHIANDGIAAHWMYKNEPTNATSVNQTRVDRWVKGLMEMRERADDSLEFIEHVKVDLFPDEIYVFTPKGKIMELPRGATPVDFAYTIHTDIGNATVACRINRNLGSLSKPLQSGQTVEVITAPGARPNPAWLSFVVTGKARSSIRHTLKSQKLAESLELGRALLKKSLNGFGASLSDISDEQKQTVVGHNQVSSFDDLVSDIGLGKRMAYLVARQLVSGAESPEQQDPAGDVSESDETPVTIRGTEGMLVRFATCCKPIPGDPVVGVMESGNGMVIHSDTCSRLPEDNGGRSRLTHLTWAKDITDEFSVELRVELERQRGVIAEVAKAVAMADGNIERISVDEQNARFGVVSVVVKVHGRRHLARVMRRVRNIKAVTSINRVKY
- the rpoZ gene encoding DNA-directed RNA polymerase subunit omega — encoded protein: MARVTVEDCLEHVDNRFQLVMLATKRSRQLATKGAEPMVAEENDKPTVIALREIAAGLVSRDLLNEIEED
- the gmk gene encoding guanylate kinase, with the protein product MSQAGETGTLFVISAPSGAGKTSLVAEMVRADQKLGVSVSHTTRPMREGEKDGVNYHFVSRAEFEAMISRGEFLEHADVFGNYYGTSMVWVRETLARGHDVILEIDWQGAEQVRRLIPECVSVFIVPPSYEILRDRLVGRGTDASDVVERRLSEAREECRHAEEFDYLVVNDDFREALADLLAVVRSQRLQIIIQRSRHRHLLAGLSGENDKPA